In Paenibacillus xylanilyticus, the genomic window CAGCCTTACTTGGTTATTCGTGGGTAGAAGCTTTAAACTATAAATGACGTTAATGAATTGTTAGAAGAAGATACAGGCTGAGAAAAGAGGGGTAAGCCTTGGATATTAATAAAACGGAAACCCTGAAGCGGATTATTTCTGAAGGTAGTTCTTACCAATCACTGTTTTTTAATCACCCGGATGCCATATATGTGATGGACATCCATGGAAACTATATCGATGCCAATCCATCCGTAGAGCGTATATCTGGATATACGCTCGATGATTTGATGCGCATCCATCCAGGTCAGGTCTGTCCGCCAGAGAGTGAACAGTCGAGGCAGGACTATATTCGTGAGGTGCTTACTGGCCGTTCAGTCAGTAACAACATCACGTTTTATCATAAGAATGGTTCTGTAAGACAGGCTGAGATCACCTACGTGCCCATTACAGCAGGAGAAGAGGTTGTGGGCATCTATGGCATTGCCAAAGATATAACGGAGATCGTTGAAGTGGAGCGGAAACTCCAGGAGACGCAAGAAAAGTATCAGGTGCTTGCTGAACATGCTCAAGACCTCATTACGACAAGTTCGCTGGATGGCGAGCTGCTCTATGTATCTCCATCTGTGTATCCTCTGCTTGGGTATCAGCCGGAAGAGGTGACGGGCAAGTCCTTCAAGGATTATTGTTATCCCGGAGATTTCCCTGACCCGATGGTACTATCCGAGATTGGTAATGGCTGCAAGATGCGCGTCCGGCACAAAAAAGGGCATTACATCTGGATGGAAACTTTGGCTAAGCCTGTAGCTGGAGAGAGGGGAAGAGGTGTCCAGATTGTAAGCATAAGCCGGGATATTACCCAGCACAAGGATGCAGACAGACGCCTGAGAGAGAGTCGTCAGCGTTACAAGTCCCTGTTCGAGCATAATCCGGCTGCGGTGTACTCCTTGAATCTGGAAGGCAAGTACAGTGCGGTGAATCGAAATCTGGTCAAAATGCTGGATATTCCGCGCAGCAAACTTATCGGACAATCGTTTTTGTCCAATCTGGATCCATGTGAGGTAGGGCGCGGCAGAACCTACTTTGAGCTGGTGAAGCAGGGGAAACCTCAGCATTATGAAACTCGCATTGTGAATTCCTCGGGCAGGAAGTTCGATGCATCCATCATTAATGTGCCTATTATCGTCGACCAGGAATTGGTTGGAGTATATGGAATATTGTCAGACATTACGGAACGCAAGGAGTATATGGAGCGAATTCAGGAGCTCAGCAAGCAGCATGCACTGATTCTGAATTCCGTTACAGAAGGCATATATGGTCTGGATGCAGAAGGGGTCACCATGTTTATGAATCCGGCGGCCGCTTCCATGTTTGGTTATGAAGTAGAAGAATTTATCGGTAAAAGCGCCCATCCGATTATCCATCATTCCCGTGCGGATGGAAGTTATTTTCCCAAAGAAGAGTGTCCCATTCACATGACGGTGATGGATGGAAAAGGGCGCTCCGTCAAGGAAGATGTGTTCTGGCGCAAGGACGGCAGCAGCTTCTTGGTGGAATACCAGGTTACGCCGATTATTGATCAGGAGCAGATCCAGGGCGTTGTCATTGTGTTCAATGATGTAACCGGAGAGCGAGAAATTGTCCGCGCCAAGGAGACGGCTGAGCTTGCAGCGCAGGCCAAGTCGGAATTTTTGTCGATGGTGAGCCATGAGATTCGCACGCCGATGAACGGAATTGTTGGCATGACTGAACTGCTGATTGGAACCGATCTATCGGAAGAACAGCGGGAATATGCCCAGATTATTCAGGAGAGTGGGGATGCGCTGCTGAATATTCTGAATGATATTCTGGATTTCAGCAAGCTGGAGTCCGGTAAAATGGCTCTTGCATACGAACCGTTCTCTCTTCGCAAAATGCTGGAACAGGTGGCGGAGCTGTTTAAACCTCGGGCAGACGAGAAACAGCTGCAGATCAGGTATCGCCTGAATCCCACCATTCCGGAGTTCATGGTGGGGGATGCCATGCGTATCCGTCAGATTTTGGTCAATCTGGTCAGTAATGCACTGAAATTTACGGACAAGGGCAGCATTGATGTCAATGTGGATATTATTAAGGGCAGAAAGCCAGAAGATAGCGTGCTTGATTTTGCAGTGAAGGATACCGGGATCGGCATTCCTGCGGACAAGCTGGATCAGTTGTTCCAATCCTTCTCCCAGCTGCACCCGGTCATTAATCGCAAGTATGGAGGTACAGGACTTGGTCTTGTCATCTCGAAGCGGCTTGTGGAGATTATGGGCGGTAGTATTAGCGTGGAGAGTGAGGACGGCAAAGGATCAACGTTCCGTTTTGCCGTACCTGCAACAAGTGTAGATTACGCGTCAGAAGACACAGCACGTCAATTCAGTCACGACCGCACACGTCAAGGTGACAAGGTGGCCATGCGGATTCTGGTAGCAGAGGATCACCCGGTGAACCGGAAGATTTTGACCGAGTATCTGGAAAAGCTTGGCTATGAAGCAGATGTATGTACCAACGGAGTTGAAGCCATCGAGGCCATCTCGCAGAATTCGTATGATATTGTGTTGATGGATATTCACATGCCGGTCATGGACGGGCTCAAGGCAACCGATCTGGTACACCGTCTGATTCCACAGGATCGCATTCCGGCGATTATTGCCGTAACGGGTAATGCCAAACGGGAAGACAAGGAAGCTTGTCTTGAGATCGGTATGCGTGACTTCATCAGTAAACCGGTGATGCTCAGTGAGCTGAAGCGGGTGCTTCAGCAATGGGGGCCGACAGATCAGCCTCAGCTGGCACCGAATTAAAATATAACCCTGAGTTGTTAATCCAAACAGGCCAGCGATTTCTCCTAGCAGGAGGTCGCTGGCCTGTTTGATTGTTCATGCTTTTCGATTTCCGAAATGAGTCTGTTGTAAGGCTGACGGAACAATTACAATCACGCCAAGGTCAGGCGATTAATGTTGCCAGATAATATTTCACAGGAACGCTCGAACTTCTCACGCTCGGAAGCGTCCAGATTCAGTTCGATAATTTCCTGAATTCCGTTTCCTCCGATAATGGCTGGAACACCTGCACAGACGCCGCTCTGACCGTACTCCCCCTCCAGAATGGCTGAGACGGCAATGATTTTGTGTTCATCATTAAGGATGGAGCGTGTAATATGAGCCAGTGCATTGCCGATACCGAATTGGGTGGAACCTTTGCGGGTAAAGATTTCCCATCCGGCATCTTTGGTTTTCCGGGCAATGTCGTCGAGATCCAGGTGTTTGAAGCGTTCCTTATGCTGCTCCATAATGTGCATGATCGGCTTGCCTCCAATCGTCACGTGGGACCAGGCAACGAACTGGGACTCCCCATGCTCCCCGAGAGCATATCCGTGCACACTGCGCGGATCAATAGAGAACACTTCAGATAGCAGCGTTTTGAGACGGGAGGAATCAATGGAGGTCCCGGTACCGATGACACGCTCACGCGGAAGACCGGATAACTTCCATACCATATAAGTTACTATGTCAACCGGATTGGCAGCGACGACAAAGATACCGTTGAATCCGCTATTCATGATGGGGAGTACGATGTCTTTGGCAATCGATTCGGCCTCCTCCAGTATATCCAGGCGTGTCTGGCCTGCTTTTGGATTGGCTCCTGCAGTCAGGACAATGACATCCATGTTTCCGCAATCTGCATATGTCCCGGCATATACTTTGGTACGATTATGTGTAAAATCCATACAATGCGAGAAATCCAGCGCCTGCGCCACA contains:
- a CDS encoding PAS domain S-box protein, with protein sequence MDINKTETLKRIISEGSSYQSLFFNHPDAIYVMDIHGNYIDANPSVERISGYTLDDLMRIHPGQVCPPESEQSRQDYIREVLTGRSVSNNITFYHKNGSVRQAEITYVPITAGEEVVGIYGIAKDITEIVEVERKLQETQEKYQVLAEHAQDLITTSSLDGELLYVSPSVYPLLGYQPEEVTGKSFKDYCYPGDFPDPMVLSEIGNGCKMRVRHKKGHYIWMETLAKPVAGERGRGVQIVSISRDITQHKDADRRLRESRQRYKSLFEHNPAAVYSLNLEGKYSAVNRNLVKMLDIPRSKLIGQSFLSNLDPCEVGRGRTYFELVKQGKPQHYETRIVNSSGRKFDASIINVPIIVDQELVGVYGILSDITERKEYMERIQELSKQHALILNSVTEGIYGLDAEGVTMFMNPAAASMFGYEVEEFIGKSAHPIIHHSRADGSYFPKEECPIHMTVMDGKGRSVKEDVFWRKDGSSFLVEYQVTPIIDQEQIQGVVIVFNDVTGEREIVRAKETAELAAQAKSEFLSMVSHEIRTPMNGIVGMTELLIGTDLSEEQREYAQIIQESGDALLNILNDILDFSKLESGKMALAYEPFSLRKMLEQVAELFKPRADEKQLQIRYRLNPTIPEFMVGDAMRIRQILVNLVSNALKFTDKGSIDVNVDIIKGRKPEDSVLDFAVKDTGIGIPADKLDQLFQSFSQLHPVINRKYGGTGLGLVISKRLVEIMGGSISVESEDGKGSTFRFAVPATSVDYASEDTARQFSHDRTRQGDKVAMRILVAEDHPVNRKILTEYLEKLGYEADVCTNGVEAIEAISQNSYDIVLMDIHMPVMDGLKATDLVHRLIPQDRIPAIIAVTGNAKREDKEACLEIGMRDFISKPVMLSELKRVLQQWGPTDQPQLAPN
- a CDS encoding L-lactate dehydrogenase, which produces MLGKSGKVAVIGAGLVGSSCAYSMINQSICREIMMVDRTYDRAVAQALDFSHCMDFTHNRTKVYAGTYADCGNMDVIVLTAGANPKAGQTRLDILEEAESIAKDIVLPIMNSGFNGIFVVAANPVDIVTYMVWKLSGLPRERVIGTGTSIDSSRLKTLLSEVFSIDPRSVHGYALGEHGESQFVAWSHVTIGGKPIMHIMEQHKERFKHLDLDDIARKTKDAGWEIFTRKGSTQFGIGNALAHITRSILNDEHKIIAVSAILEGEYGQSGVCAGVPAIIGGNGIQEIIELNLDASEREKFERSCEILSGNINRLTLA